Proteins encoded in a region of the Planococcus shixiaomingii genome:
- the hemH gene encoding ferrochelatase, with translation MGLLVMAYGTPYEEADIERYYTHIRRGRKPSEESLEDLRSRYKAIGGLSPLAKITKDQAESLAARLNEVQDDIEFKVYLGLKHIEPFVEDGVAAMERDGIKEAVSIVLAPHFSTFSVKSYNGRSAEAAEKAGIKLTSVESWYTEPKFIQYWSEKVSAAFAEMSEEEREKACLIVSAHSLPEKIIANGDPYPDQLKETAELISKAAGVSNVEVGWQSAGQTPEPWIGPDVQDLTRELFEQKGYTSFVYTPVGFVADHLEVLFDNDYECKVVCDEIGATYRRPEMPNVQPLFIDGLADVVLKKLAI, from the coding sequence ATGGGATTACTGGTTATGGCGTATGGCACGCCTTATGAAGAAGCGGACATCGAACGTTATTACACGCATATTCGCCGTGGCCGCAAGCCGAGCGAAGAAAGCTTGGAAGACCTCCGCAGCCGTTATAAAGCAATTGGCGGATTATCGCCTTTGGCAAAAATCACAAAAGACCAAGCAGAATCTTTGGCAGCACGCTTGAATGAAGTGCAAGACGATATCGAATTTAAAGTATATCTTGGTTTAAAACACATTGAACCGTTCGTGGAAGACGGTGTAGCAGCGATGGAGCGCGACGGCATCAAGGAAGCCGTTTCCATCGTATTGGCTCCTCATTTCTCTACATTTTCAGTGAAATCATATAACGGTCGTTCGGCTGAGGCAGCTGAAAAAGCAGGCATCAAATTGACTTCGGTGGAAAGCTGGTACACAGAACCGAAATTCATCCAATATTGGAGCGAAAAAGTAAGTGCGGCATTTGCTGAAATGTCAGAAGAAGAACGCGAGAAAGCATGCTTGATCGTTTCTGCGCACTCCTTGCCTGAAAAAATTATCGCAAATGGCGATCCATATCCAGACCAGCTAAAAGAAACAGCTGAGTTGATTTCTAAAGCGGCGGGAGTTAGCAACGTGGAAGTTGGCTGGCAAAGCGCCGGACAAACACCCGAGCCATGGATTGGACCAGACGTCCAGGATTTGACGCGTGAATTGTTTGAACAAAAAGGCTATACATCATTCGTTTATACTCCGGTTGGCTTTGTAGCCGATCATTTGGAAGTATTGTTTGACAACGATTACGAGTGCAAAGTGGTGTGCGACGAAATCGGTGCAACTTATCGCCGGCCTGAAATGCCGAATGTGCAACCATTGTTCATTGATGGCTTAGCCGATGTGGTTTTAAAAAAATTAGCTATATAA